A single region of the Eremothecium gossypii ATCC 10895 chromosome V, complete sequence genome encodes:
- the VPS36 gene encoding ESCRT-II subunit protein VPS36 (Syntenic homolog of Saccharomyces cerevisiae YLR417W (VPS36)) — protein sequence MGSTVNYLSYWQYAETTASGHPVLREGERDIYVEQDVGLYHGKIKILNKQKGRCYLTSQRIIYVDDTFHAKESVSIELDDVEKARYNAKFLKRATKTVLFLKPNSKHSLGGKASRSNVDQKTFKRIVEKSQWTCAICMAHNEVNMEIQGYMPPCVNCGISVDFEMISKSLTIVYADDATDAAKNKCPACTFDNHVHMNNCEMCGTRLPNMCPTALTRNQQLGGDPRVHIELEGNPGFTSRDIPFVQLSFRRSDGSLFFEALCKQLEDWESDQKKHMFNQDLTKVNGVGLETPIFEQDTRFSTLGIASLEKSREEQLLKNDILLNKALTDLGNLAALASDIEKLYHDGESAPSNTNPTLVIDRDKFLSKSAFIDEIAREIYQLTVSEFKDQREKHGTILVPLVDLYALYNKSMRIGTGYVSPEEMREACERFGKLGLTDLSLSRINGRVLCIASANSFEAVKRKIMSTIEHSPGADLLQITKQLNRENDNAWAIGIIMEVLQNCVKEGNLLIDEQISGIHYYINVCWRI from the coding sequence ATGGGCAGTACCGTCAACTACTTGAGCTACTGGCAATACGCGGAAACTACTGCCTCAGGACATCCTGTTTTACGTGAGGGTGAGCGTGATATATATGTGGAACAGGACGTGGGTTTATACCATGGTAAAATAAAAATACTGAACAAGCAGAAAGGGAGGTGCTACTTGACATCACAAAGGATAATATATGTCGATGATACATTCCATGCTAAAGAATCGGTGAGCATAGAACTGGACGATGTAGAGAAAGCTCGTTACAATGCGAAGTTTTTGAAGCGTGCTACCAAAACAGTACTCTTCCTTAAACCAAACTCGAAACACTCCCTTGGGGGCAAAGCATCACGTAGTAATGTGGACCAGAAAACATTTAAGCGCATAGTGGAGAAGAGCCAGTGGACATGTGCGATCTGTATGGCACATAACGAGGTCAATATGGAAATACAGGGTTACATGCCCCCCTGTGTTAATTGCGGCATATCGGTAGATTTTGAGATGATCTCTAAATCTCTAACCATTGTCTATGCGGATGATGCAACCGACGCGGCGAAGAATAAATGTCCTGCATGTACATTTGATAACCATGTGCATATGAATAACTGCGAAATGTGCGGAACACGATTGCCGAACATGTGCCCAACTGCATTGACTAGAAATCAACAACTAGGTGGAGACCCGCGAGTACATATCGAGCTGGAAGGTAATCCTGGCTTTACCAGCCGTGATATACCATTTGTGCAGCTAAGCTTTCGAAGGTCGGATGGCTCTTTATTCTTTGAAGCCTTGTGCAAGCAATTAGAAGATTGGGAAAGCGATCAGAAGAAACATATGTTTAACCAAGATCTCACCAAAGTGAACGGTGTCGGGCTGGAAACACCCATATTTGAGCAAGATACTAGGTTTAGTACACTTGGCATTGCTAGCTTGGAGAAAAGCAGGGAAGAACAACTATTGAAAAACGATATACTTCTAAACAAGGCGCTCACGGATTTGGGTAATCTTGCAGCCCTAGCTAGCGATATTGAGAAACTTTACCATGATGGAGAAAGCGCACCTAGCAATACAAATCCTACGCTGGTCATTGACCGAGATAAATTCCTCAGCAAATCTGCATTCATCGATGAAATTGCCAGAGAAATATACCAATTGACAGTTTCGGAATTCAAAGACCAGAGAGAGAAACACGGAACCATATTGGTACCTCTAGTTGATCTTTATGCTTTATATAACAAATCCATGCGCATAGGAACTGGATACGTTTCTCCAGAAGAGATGAGAGAAGCCTGTGAACGATTTGGAAAACTGGGTTTAACCGATTTAAGTTTAAGCAGAATTAATGGCAGAGTGCTTTGTATTGCGTCTGCAAATTCTTTTGAAGCTGTCAAGCGCAAAATAATGTCGACCATTGAACATTCGCCCGGGGCAGACCTCCTGCAGATCACAAAACAGCTAAATCGTGAGAATGACAATGCCTGGGCCATTGGAATTATCATGGAGGTGCTCCAAAATTGCGTTAAGGAAGGCAACCTTTTAATAGATGAGCAAATTAGCGGGATACATTATTACATAAATGTATGTTGGAGGATATAG
- the HYM1 gene encoding Hym1p (Syntenic homolog of Saccharomyces cerevisiae YKL189W (HYM1)) — translation MTFWWKKSPKTPGDYVKHLTEQLARFELAVSDNRKKIQDECTKYITGTKDFILGETDPAPSGEAIDELYFAIYDADLLYDLLVHFHELDFESRKDVALIYATCLRRSKDNKFTTVDYLVTKPKILAYMLRIAEMALNKPNGTEVFLTTGGMILESIKYEQLCRLLLKNPQIWTFFDFARLSSFEVSTESLQILTELFTTHTKLVATEFFNQDANIKKFIDRINMLMAHGNYVTKRQSVKLLRTMILNRAYGQLMNSYINSPENLKLNMILLSDRSKNLQLESFNVFKVVVANPRKSKPVLDILIKNRDKLLKFFENFGVDTKDTTLLDEKEFVVAQIEGLPRLMSSNTENNLGSSPQKNLVA, via the coding sequence ATGACGTTCTGGTGGAAGAAAAGCCCTAAGACTCCTGGGGATTATGTGAAACACCTAACGGAGCAATTGGCGAGGTTTGAACTAGCGGTATCGGACAATCGTAAAAAGATCCAAGATGAGTGTACAAAGTATATCACGGGTACCAAGGATTTCATCCTTGGCGAGACAGATCCAGCACCGAGCGGTGAGGCCATCGACGAGCTCTACTTCGCGATTTACGATGCAGATTTGTTGTACGACCTACTAGTGCATTTTCATGAGCTTGACTTTGAGTCTCGCAAGGACGTGGCGTTGATATACGCGACGTGCTTGAGGCGATCGAAGGACAACAAGTTCACCACAGTGGACTACTTGGTGACGAAGCCAAAAATCCTCGCATACATGTTACGTATTGCGGAAATGGCGCTGAACAAACCCAATGGTACCGAGGTATTCCTCACGACGGGCGGTATGATTCTCGAGTCGATTAAGTACGAGCAACTATGTAGGTTGCTTCTAAAGAACCCTCAAATTTGGACTTTTTTCGACTTTGCCCGTCTGAGTTCGTTTGAGGTAAGCACGGAGAGCTTGCAAATCTTAACGGAGCTATTCACCACTCATACGAAGCTTGTGGCTACCGAGTTCTTCAACCAAGATGCCAACATCAAGAAGTTCATTGACAGGATCAATATGCTAATGGCGCATGGGAACTACGTTACCAAACGGCAGAGCGTGAAACTATTGAGGACGATGATTCTTAATCGGGCTTACGGTCAATTAATGAATAGCTATATTAACTCGCCTGAAAATTTGAAGCTAAATATGATATTGCTAAGCGACCGTTCCAAAAATTTACAGCTAGAGTCCTTCAACGTCTTTAAAGTCGTCGTGGCTAATCCTAGAAAATCGAAACCAGTGCTGGACATTTTAATCAAAAACAGAGATAAATTATTGAAATTTTTTGAGAACTTTGGCGTAGATACCAAAGACACTACATTGTTGGATGAAAAGGAGTTCGTTGTTGCTCAGATTGAAGGCCTTCCACGGCTTATGAGCTCAAATACTGAAAATAACTTAGGGTCCTCTCCGCAGAAAAACCTCGTTGCTTAG